From one Geoalkalibacter halelectricus genomic stretch:
- the glnD gene encoding [protein-PII] uridylyltransferase, translating into MNYQATAIHADPFFPADLPAADSTDFDHLRPGLLQASRAYLDHYQKIIRDLHAAGASGRRVVADTTHMFDVLISTLFDRAAADLNHGRFGKCTLIALGGYGRRELNPRSDIDIMFYYSGRDRAYAEKVSERMLYLLWDLGLDVGYSVRTQQDCLDIVEKDVTARTALLDSRFLAGDAALFEDYRKDVLSVVFGRNSQTFIRQKIEENQKRLQKYGSSVYLLEPNIKEGEGGLRDLHSALWVAQVKYKAHTLKELVIKGVISERERQDFEEALDYLWRIRNELHYLTTRKSDQMQFNHQEKIAEFLGYQNSRKGLAVEQFMQDYYYHATRVEHLASSLIARITQQEKPSNHLLSYLTRRQIEPGFYILRGELRINGAEVFEREPAQIMRAFLLAQRHQVPLSLELKGLIRDNLRLINDKVRRSRMMNEMFFEILRAPRDVGTILRAMHHLQFLNRYIPEFGRIFCKVQHDLYHTYTVDTHSIFAVEEILKLRAGAYRDKHPVLTGLASDIEKPELLLLAVLFHDIGKGEGKDHSNKGADMMPTIARRFGLNREDSQRLEFLVRHHLDMAHISQRRDLHDEQLIMDFARAMGMSENLKMLYLLTFADLKAVGPDVWNDWKGMLLQELYEKSYQVLEKGDFELEKRSEKLRKRKRNVLDTLSGEFDPKILRDQLRAMSTRYLMSYRSAEIVDHLRLSLGRGARTLALHVEHETQRGFSQVTISTLDIPGLFSKITGVMAANGINILGAQIHTRSNGEALDILQVAGTGGSIENPQKWKRVEDELTAVIEGRVRVDELVAKRRPPAFLTDRPRPRFPNRVDVSNEISAQYTVVDVFAHDKVGLLYNITKTLKELGLYIGVSKISTKVDQVADVFYVQDIFGQKILQEEKVAEIKQRLLACLDEA; encoded by the coding sequence ATGAATTATCAGGCCACTGCCATCCACGCCGATCCCTTTTTTCCTGCCGACCTGCCGGCCGCGGACAGCACGGACTTCGATCATCTGCGTCCCGGCCTGCTGCAAGCGTCGCGCGCCTACCTGGATCACTACCAGAAAATCATTCGTGACCTGCATGCCGCCGGAGCCAGCGGGCGCCGGGTAGTGGCGGACACCACCCACATGTTCGATGTGCTCATCAGCACCTTGTTTGACCGGGCTGCCGCCGATCTCAATCACGGACGGTTCGGCAAGTGCACCCTCATCGCCCTGGGCGGCTATGGGCGCCGCGAGCTCAATCCGCGCTCGGATATCGACATCATGTTCTACTACAGCGGCCGCGATCGCGCCTATGCCGAGAAGGTCTCCGAGCGCATGCTGTATCTGCTCTGGGATCTGGGCCTTGATGTAGGTTACAGCGTGCGCACCCAGCAGGACTGCCTCGATATCGTGGAAAAGGATGTGACGGCGCGCACCGCCTTGCTCGATTCGCGCTTTCTGGCCGGCGATGCCGCGCTTTTCGAGGACTATCGCAAGGATGTCCTCAGTGTCGTATTCGGGCGCAACAGCCAAACCTTCATTCGCCAGAAAATCGAAGAGAACCAAAAACGCCTGCAAAAATACGGCAGTTCGGTCTATTTGCTGGAACCCAACATCAAGGAGGGAGAAGGCGGACTGCGCGATTTGCACTCCGCGCTCTGGGTCGCGCAGGTCAAATACAAGGCCCACACCCTCAAGGAACTCGTGATCAAGGGGGTGATTTCCGAGCGTGAGCGGCAGGATTTCGAAGAGGCTCTCGATTATCTGTGGCGCATCCGCAACGAGTTGCACTACCTGACCACCCGCAAGAGCGACCAGATGCAGTTCAATCATCAGGAGAAAATCGCTGAATTTCTTGGTTATCAGAACTCGCGCAAGGGCCTGGCGGTTGAGCAGTTCATGCAGGATTACTACTACCACGCGACGCGAGTCGAGCACCTGGCCTCGTCCTTGATCGCTCGCATCACCCAGCAGGAAAAGCCCTCGAATCACCTGCTGAGCTATCTGACGCGCCGCCAGATCGAACCCGGATTTTATATTTTGCGCGGGGAGTTGCGGATCAACGGCGCGGAGGTGTTTGAGCGCGAACCCGCCCAGATCATGCGCGCCTTTTTGCTGGCCCAACGCCACCAGGTGCCCTTGAGTCTTGAGCTTAAGGGCCTGATTCGCGACAACCTGCGGCTTATCAACGACAAGGTGCGGCGCAGTCGGATGATGAACGAGATGTTTTTTGAAATACTGCGCGCGCCCCGCGATGTCGGCACCATTCTCAGAGCCATGCACCATTTGCAGTTCCTCAACCGCTACATCCCCGAATTCGGTCGAATTTTCTGCAAAGTGCAGCACGATCTCTATCACACCTATACGGTGGACACCCATTCGATCTTCGCGGTGGAGGAGATTCTTAAGCTGCGCGCGGGCGCCTACCGGGACAAGCACCCCGTCCTCACCGGTCTGGCCTCGGACATCGAGAAGCCCGAATTGCTGCTGCTCGCGGTGTTGTTTCACGATATCGGCAAGGGCGAAGGCAAGGACCACTCCAACAAGGGCGCCGATATGATGCCGACCATCGCCAGGCGTTTCGGCCTCAACCGCGAGGACAGCCAGCGCCTTGAGTTTCTGGTGCGCCACCATTTGGATATGGCGCATATCTCCCAACGGCGCGACTTGCACGACGAGCAGTTGATCATGGATTTCGCCCGCGCCATGGGCATGAGCGAAAACCTCAAGATGCTCTATCTGCTGACCTTTGCCGACCTCAAGGCAGTGGGGCCCGATGTGTGGAACGACTGGAAGGGCATGCTGTTGCAGGAACTCTATGAAAAATCCTACCAGGTGCTCGAGAAGGGCGATTTCGAGTTGGAGAAGCGCTCGGAGAAGCTGCGCAAGCGCAAACGCAATGTCCTAGATACCCTAAGCGGCGAATTTGATCCGAAAATTCTTCGCGATCAGTTGCGCGCCATGAGTACACGCTACCTGATGAGCTACCGTTCCGCTGAAATCGTCGACCACCTGCGCCTGTCCCTGGGGCGGGGCGCGCGGACCCTGGCCCTGCACGTCGAGCACGAAACCCAGCGGGGCTTTTCCCAGGTCACCATCTCGACTCTGGATATCCCCGGACTTTTTTCCAAAATCACCGGGGTCATGGCGGCCAACGGCATCAACATTCTCGGCGCCCAGATCCACACCCGCAGCAATGGCGAAGCCCTCGACATCCTGCAGGTGGCTGGCACCGGCGGCTCTATCGAAAACCCGCAGAAGTGGAAGCGGGTCGAGGACGAATTGACCGCGGTGATCGAAGGTCGGGTGCGGGTTGATGAATTGGTCGCCAAACGCCGTCCGCCCGCGTTTCTCACCGACCGGCCGCGGCCGCGGTTTCCCAACCGCGTGGATGTGAGCAACGAGATTTCCGCCCAGTACACCGTGGTCGACGTGTTTGCCCACGACAAGGTCGGCCTGCTTTACAACATCACCAAGACCCTCAAGGAACTGGGGCTGTATATCGGGGTTTCAAAAATTTCCACCAAGGTCGATCAGGTCGCCGATGTATTTTACGTTCAGGACATCTTCGGCCAGAAGATTTTGCAGGAAGAAAAAGTGGCCGAGATCAAGCAGCGCCTGCTGGCCTGCCTGGATGAAGCCTGA
- the xerD gene encoding site-specific tyrosine recombinase XerD, protein MEQHLDHFMNFLSVERGLALNTLEAYGRDLARYLDFLEQQAVAAVDDISAAHVLGFLSMLKSSGLAPRSRARSLVAVRTFHRFMVAEKIAAANPADRVESMRLKQALPDVLSPREVERLLAAPREATPIGLRDRAMLELLYATGLRVSELVGLKLGDVQVMLGCLRTLGKGRKERLVPVGEAALVALQDYLSDGRALLGKQQAGGYLFLNRSGNGLTRQGFWKIIKRRALQAGIRKNITPHTLRHSFATHLLENGADLRAVQAMLGHADISTTQIYTHVTRERLRRLHEQFHPRG, encoded by the coding sequence ATGGAACAGCATCTCGATCATTTCATGAATTTCCTCAGCGTGGAGCGCGGATTGGCGCTCAACACCCTGGAGGCCTATGGGCGCGATCTGGCCCGCTACCTCGATTTTCTCGAGCAGCAGGCGGTTGCGGCTGTCGACGATATCAGCGCCGCTCACGTGCTGGGGTTTTTGAGCATGCTCAAATCCTCCGGACTCGCGCCGCGCAGTCGGGCGCGCTCCCTGGTGGCGGTTCGAACTTTTCATAGATTCATGGTGGCCGAGAAGATCGCCGCCGCCAATCCTGCCGATCGCGTTGAATCCATGCGTCTGAAGCAGGCGCTGCCCGATGTTCTGTCGCCGCGCGAAGTGGAGCGGCTGCTGGCCGCGCCGAGGGAGGCCACGCCCATCGGACTGCGCGACCGGGCGATGCTCGAGTTGCTCTATGCCACGGGACTGCGGGTTTCCGAGTTGGTGGGATTGAAGCTGGGGGATGTCCAGGTGATGCTGGGCTGCCTGCGCACCCTGGGCAAGGGGCGCAAGGAGCGCCTGGTGCCGGTGGGGGAGGCCGCCCTGGTCGCGCTTCAGGATTATCTGAGCGACGGGCGGGCGTTGCTCGGAAAACAGCAGGCCGGGGGCTATCTGTTTCTCAATCGCTCAGGCAATGGGTTGACACGCCAGGGCTTCTGGAAGATTATTAAGCGCCGCGCCCTGCAGGCCGGCATCCGCAAAAACATCACCCCGCATACGCTTCGCCATTCCTTTGCGACCCATTTGTTGGAAAATGGCGCCGATCTCCGGGCGGTGCAGGCCATGCTCGGCCATGCGGATATCTCCACCACGCAGATCTACACCCATGTCACCCGCGAACGACTGCGGCGGTTGCACGAGCAGTTTCATCCACGGGGATAA
- a CDS encoding cofactor-independent phosphoglycerate mutase has product MKYIILLGDGMSDEPISELGGRTPLQAAQTPNMDALARDGELGLVQTVPPGYHPGSDVANLSVFGYDPKTCYSGRSPLEAASMGIHLGPADVAFRLNLVCLTPHYGKLYMEDFSAGHISTGEARQLIAMLEEELGGGPFEFHAGVSYRHLMVWRGGRDQMTFTPPHDLSGQSVENHLPRGEGAEELIHLMTSAQMLLNNHPVNVRREKERQLPANSIWLWGHGKAPRMATLQERYGLSGAVVAAVDLIKGIGVYAGLEVVEVPGATGYLDTNYRGKADYALEALKTRDFVYLHVEAPDEAAHSGMLDEKIRAIESFDREVVGPVRAGLKALGPHRILVLPDHATPVRKKTHTDQPVPYALFDSAAATQPDSDRREYSEAAAKRSGVHVAEGWRLFERLVRGAAH; this is encoded by the coding sequence ATGAAATACATCATTTTGCTCGGCGACGGCATGTCCGATGAGCCGATTTCCGAATTGGGCGGGCGCACGCCCCTGCAGGCCGCCCAAACCCCCAACATGGATGCCCTGGCGCGCGACGGCGAACTGGGGTTGGTGCAGACCGTGCCGCCCGGTTATCACCCCGGCAGCGACGTAGCCAACCTGAGCGTTTTCGGCTATGATCCCAAGACTTGCTACAGCGGCCGCTCGCCCCTGGAAGCGGCGAGCATGGGCATTCACCTGGGTCCGGCCGATGTCGCCTTTCGGTTGAACCTGGTGTGCCTGACTCCCCATTACGGCAAGCTGTACATGGAGGATTTCTCCGCCGGACATATTTCCACGGGGGAGGCGCGCCAATTGATCGCCATGCTCGAAGAAGAACTCGGCGGCGGGCCCTTCGAGTTTCACGCCGGCGTCTCCTACCGCCACCTGATGGTGTGGCGCGGTGGCCGTGACCAGATGACCTTCACTCCCCCGCACGACTTGAGCGGCCAAAGCGTTGAGAATCATCTGCCGCGCGGCGAGGGGGCCGAGGAACTCATTCATTTGATGACCTCGGCGCAGATGCTGCTGAATAATCACCCCGTCAATGTGCGCCGTGAAAAAGAGCGCCAATTGCCCGCCAACTCCATCTGGCTCTGGGGGCATGGCAAGGCCCCGCGCATGGCCACCCTGCAGGAGCGCTACGGACTGAGCGGCGCGGTGGTGGCTGCGGTCGACCTGATCAAAGGCATCGGCGTCTATGCCGGACTGGAGGTGGTCGAGGTGCCCGGGGCCACAGGTTATCTCGACACCAATTATCGCGGCAAGGCCGACTACGCCCTGGAGGCGCTCAAAACCCGCGACTTCGTCTATCTGCATGTGGAGGCGCCCGACGAAGCCGCCCACAGCGGCATGCTCGACGAGAAGATCCGCGCCATCGAGTCCTTTGATCGTGAGGTGGTCGGCCCGGTGCGCGCCGGCCTCAAGGCTCTCGGACCCCATCGGATTCTGGTGTTGCCCGACCACGCCACGCCCGTGCGCAAGAAAACCCATACCGACCAGCCGGTCCCCTATGCGCTGTTCGATTCCGCCGCAGCCACCCAGCCCGACTCCGACCGTCGCGAGTACAGCGAGGCGGCCGCCAAGCGCAGCGGTGTCCACGTGGCCGAAGGCTGGCGGCTGTTTGAGCGCCTGGTGCGCGGCGCCGCGCATTGA
- a CDS encoding ferredoxin family protein — MAKLVIDESRCKGCALCTVACPHGLLQLRRTISRQGFFPVEIIPEKADRCTSCALCAQMCPDLAISVFREKKRG; from the coding sequence ATGGCCAAACTCGTTATTGATGAATCTCGGTGCAAGGGTTGCGCGCTGTGTACCGTCGCATGCCCCCACGGGTTGCTGCAGTTGCGCCGCACCATCAGTCGGCAGGGATTTTTTCCCGTCGAGATCATTCCCGAAAAGGCCGATCGGTGCACCTCCTGCGCCCTCTGCGCCCAGATGTGTCCCGATCTGGCCATCAGCGTTTTTCGCGAAAAGAAACGCGGATAA
- a CDS encoding 3-methyl-2-oxobutanoate dehydrogenase subunit VorB translates to MDQRLFVKGNEAVAMGALAAGCRYYFGYPITPQSDIPEYMARELPPLGGTFIQAESEIGAINMLLGASACGVRAMTSSSSPGISLKQEGLSYMAGSELPGLVVNICRSGPGLGGIDASQADYFQAVKGGGHGGYHLIVLAPHSVQEMYDLAMLAFDLSDQYRIPAMLLGDSVIGQMKEALTPHARPQVTLPAKDWAVEGKGTRSAQRIVKSLYLGDGELEAHNWKLHRRYELLREHEARWEALDVEDAELIVTAFGVTARIAKSAVRMARAAGLKVGMIRPITLFPFPGAAFAEATRNAKKVLCFELNTGQMVEDVRLSVARDADVYFYGRPPGAGSLPTPEELYAQIAAYCRRSA, encoded by the coding sequence TTGGATCAGCGTCTGTTCGTCAAAGGCAATGAGGCTGTCGCCATGGGCGCCTTGGCCGCCGGTTGCCGGTATTATTTCGGCTATCCCATCACCCCCCAGAGTGATATCCCCGAATACATGGCCCGCGAGCTGCCCCCCTTGGGCGGGACATTCATTCAGGCCGAAAGCGAAATCGGTGCCATCAACATGCTGCTGGGCGCCAGCGCCTGCGGCGTGCGCGCCATGACCTCCTCGTCGAGCCCCGGCATCTCCCTCAAGCAGGAGGGGCTTTCCTACATGGCCGGGAGCGAATTGCCCGGATTGGTCGTCAATATTTGCCGCTCCGGACCGGGCCTCGGCGGTATCGACGCTTCCCAGGCCGATTATTTTCAGGCGGTCAAGGGTGGCGGGCACGGCGGCTATCACCTCATCGTTCTGGCGCCCCACTCGGTTCAGGAAATGTACGACCTGGCCATGCTCGCCTTCGACCTTTCCGATCAGTACCGCATTCCGGCCATGCTGCTCGGGGATTCGGTCATCGGGCAGATGAAGGAGGCCCTGACCCCCCACGCACGGCCTCAAGTCACGCTGCCGGCCAAGGACTGGGCGGTGGAGGGCAAGGGCACGCGTAGCGCGCAGCGCATCGTAAAATCCTTGTATCTGGGTGATGGAGAACTCGAGGCGCACAATTGGAAGCTGCACCGTCGCTATGAACTGCTGCGCGAACACGAAGCCCGCTGGGAGGCTCTGGATGTGGAGGACGCCGAGTTGATCGTCACCGCCTTCGGGGTGACCGCCCGCATCGCCAAAAGCGCGGTGCGCATGGCACGTGCCGCCGGTCTCAAGGTCGGCATGATTCGGCCCATCACCCTGTTTCCCTTCCCGGGAGCGGCATTCGCCGAGGCGACGCGCAACGCCAAGAAGGTGCTGTGTTTTGAACTCAACACCGGGCAGATGGTCGAGGATGTGCGGCTGAGCGTGGCGCGCGACGCTGATGTGTATTTTTACGGCCGCCCGCCGGGGGCCGGTTCCTTGCCGACGCCAGAAGAGCTCTACGCACAGATTGCGGCCTATTGCCGGAGAAGCGCATGA
- a CDS encoding thiamine pyrophosphate-dependent enzyme produces the protein MNDMETPVFLAPRSLKKVITHFCPGCQHGSVHRLVAEALDHFSVQERTIGVASVGCSVFLYEYFDIDVVESPHGRAPAVATGVKRARPDRIVFTYQGDGDLAAIGTSEIIHAANRGEDLTVVFVNNTTYGMTGGQMAPTTLAGQKTSTSPYGRDIANDGRPMRMAELLTQLDGTAFSARVAVNTPRNVLAAAKVMRKAFQTQVEGRGFAFVEILATCPTNWGLSPLQANERIAAEMIPCFPLGTFKDWAGADGAASAGAGQ, from the coding sequence ATGAACGACATGGAAACGCCGGTGTTTCTTGCGCCGCGCTCCCTGAAAAAGGTCATTACCCATTTTTGTCCCGGCTGCCAGCACGGCAGCGTGCATCGCCTGGTGGCCGAGGCCCTGGACCATTTTTCGGTGCAGGAGCGCACCATCGGAGTGGCCTCCGTCGGCTGCAGCGTGTTTTTGTATGAGTATTTCGACATCGACGTGGTCGAGTCTCCTCACGGGCGGGCTCCGGCGGTGGCGACGGGTGTCAAGCGCGCCCGGCCCGACCGCATCGTCTTTACCTATCAGGGCGACGGAGATCTGGCCGCCATCGGCACCAGCGAGATTATTCACGCCGCCAATCGCGGTGAAGACCTGACGGTGGTGTTCGTCAACAACACCACCTACGGCATGACCGGTGGGCAGATGGCGCCAACCACCCTGGCGGGGCAGAAAACCTCGACCTCACCCTACGGGCGCGACATCGCCAACGACGGTCGGCCGATGCGCATGGCCGAGTTGTTGACGCAGCTCGACGGCACGGCGTTCAGCGCGCGGGTGGCGGTCAATACGCCGCGCAACGTGCTGGCCGCCGCCAAGGTGATGCGCAAGGCGTTTCAAACCCAGGTCGAGGGGCGCGGCTTTGCCTTCGTGGAAATCCTCGCGACCTGTCCCACCAATTGGGGCCTAAGCCCCCTACAAGCCAACGAGCGGATTGCCGCGGAAATGATTCCCTGCTTTCCCCTGGGCACCTTCAAGGATTGGGCGGGGGCAGACGGCGCCGCTTCAGCAGGGGCGGGGCAATGA
- a CDS encoding 2-oxoacid:acceptor oxidoreductase family protein — protein MNLDVFIAGYGGQGVLLLGNLLACASIREGRNVSYFPAYGVEKRGGAATCTVVISDAEVGSPVVGRPQAAILLNQASVEKYFERIRPGGFALINSSLMEAPAPACAQVEVLAIAMNEVALEVGDARLVNMVAAGAWAKKTGAVQLSSLEQALREVLPERNHRFIPLNVEAMKRGAAFVTS, from the coding sequence ATGAATCTGGATGTGTTCATCGCCGGATACGGCGGCCAGGGCGTGTTGCTGCTGGGCAATTTGCTGGCCTGCGCCTCCATTCGCGAGGGGCGCAACGTCTCCTACTTTCCTGCCTATGGGGTCGAGAAACGCGGCGGCGCGGCCACTTGCACCGTGGTGATCAGCGATGCGGAGGTCGGTTCGCCGGTGGTGGGCCGTCCCCAGGCCGCCATCCTGCTCAATCAGGCCTCCGTTGAAAAATATTTCGAGCGGATTCGCCCGGGCGGTTTCGCCCTGATCAACTCCTCGCTCATGGAGGCGCCCGCGCCGGCTTGCGCGCAGGTCGAGGTGCTGGCCATCGCCATGAACGAGGTGGCCTTGGAGGTCGGCGACGCGCGCCTGGTGAACATGGTTGCCGCCGGTGCCTGGGCGAAAAAAACCGGCGCGGTACAACTTAGCTCCTTGGAGCAGGCCCTGCGCGAGGTCTTGCCTGAACGTAATCACCGCTTTATCCCCCTCAATGTCGAAGCCATGAAACGCGGCGCGGCTTTTGTCACTTCTTGA
- a CDS encoding DNA polymerase III subunit chi — protein sequence MQRPLVEFIKLKKPEKARFLCELAEEFFNRGQRVLITVNDDNQGVTLDRFMWTWRKGGFVPHCFDNGAVDCLDEPVVITTEERNGNGARILILGKPVSFDFVRGFDQVIDFAESYDESLLQESRRRFVAYREAGLAPRMR from the coding sequence ATGCAGCGGCCTCTCGTCGAATTCATCAAGCTGAAAAAACCCGAAAAGGCGCGCTTTCTGTGCGAACTCGCGGAAGAGTTCTTCAATCGGGGGCAGCGGGTGCTGATCACCGTCAACGACGACAACCAGGGCGTGACCCTGGACCGTTTCATGTGGACCTGGCGCAAGGGGGGATTCGTGCCCCACTGCTTCGACAACGGTGCGGTGGACTGCCTGGACGAGCCGGTGGTCATCACCACCGAGGAGCGCAACGGCAACGGCGCTCGCATTCTGATCCTGGGAAAACCCGTATCCTTTGACTTCGTGCGCGGTTTCGATCAGGTCATCGACTTTGCCGAAAGTTACGACGAATCCCTGCTGCAGGAATCTCGGCGGCGCTTCGTCGCTTATCGCGAGGCCGGCCTTGCACCCCGCATGCGTTAA